In Rhodopirellula sp. P2, the DNA window GAACATCGAACTGGCGACCTTGGTCATCGCTGCCTGGTGCTTCTACAGCGACAAGCAAGTCGACCAAGACGGCAACCCGCTTGAGATCATCGACGAGATGAAACAGCCGCTTCACCAGGCCGCCGCGGCGACTCGCAAGGATCCGCTGTCCTTCCTGGAAGTCACCGAAGTGTTTGGCGATTTGAATCGCAACGAACGGTTCACACAGCAATATGTGAAGATGGTCGAAACGCTGTATGAAACAACGGACGTCGCTTCGATGATGGAAACGTTGCTGCCGAGCCAACCGGATGCGAACTGAAAGAGCCCTGGATTGGTTGCGCACACGGGTTGGTGAATCGCACGGGTTGGTGAATCACACTGGGATTGGGATCCGACCGGATCCGGCTCGATGCAGGGGCTTTCCCCTCACCCGCCCATCTGCATCGCGGGGAGATCCTCCACCGCTAAGCTCTGTCTGCCGAAACCTTCTCTGCGGGAAGATGTAGTACTAGGAAGTTTGGGGCGATTGGTTGACAATATCGACGTAGAATGTCATGTCAGTCCTTTTCCACCAGTGTTTCCTGCGAGTCTCCCGTGTTGCCACTTTCGTCCATGGGCCAGCAAATCGCCCAAACACTATCCAATCGCCATGGGTTTTCCGTCGACGCTGTCGCGCAAATGTTGACAGCGGTTTACAACGGCAACGGAAGCATGGCCCAGTTCTCTCATCCTGAGTTTGGTGGATCGGGCCAATGGATGGCTGGCGGGATGATGATGATTGGTGACATGTTCAACCAAAATCTGAAGTACCGCGTTGCCGCCTTGTGTGAAGACTGCGCTCGTTCGATCGCCGAGAACCAAACAGGAACGGGCAGTGGCGTCTTCCAATCACAAAGCCAAAGTGGCGGCTCGAACTACCAAGACCAGCAGGCTGGTGGCGGTTCGGCTTCGAACAGCCTCTTCGCACCGGACCCACGACGTAATTGGTGGCCCCAAGAATTGGGATCGCCTTCGGCCAGCGGGTCACAAAACCAAATGCGATACGCGTACTTTGCCGATGCCCATCGATTGGCGGTGGCAACAGGTGACGACGTGTGGCTGTACGACACGTTGCAACACAACATCGGTGGCTTCAGTCAACAACAATCGGGCGACGGATCGATCACCTTCACCAGTCAATTTGGAGTCGTCCCGCTTTCGTCGCTTCCGATTGTCAGTCGCAACGGCGTCGAGCAACCACCAATGCCGCCAGCTCCAACGCCAGTCCCTCCCGCTCAAACACCACCTCCAGCAACGTTCCCCAACCAGACCGCTCCGTCGTTCGAGCAGTCTCAACCGGACGACCGTCCCACAAACAATTCCGCTCCCGCACCGTCATCGAATTCGAACGAAGTGTTCGACACGCTCGATCGCTTGGGCGGATTGCTCGACAAAGGCTACATCACCCAAGAAGAATTCAATCGCAAGAAATCTGACTTGCTCGATCGAATCTAGTCAGGCGAGCGCGCAACGAAGTGCGCCGACATTGCCCCGGATGGGGCCGACTTCGATAGCTCGGGGTGGAAGCCCCGAGAAAAAGGGCGGATAAGAAATGGTCGCCCCGAACGGGGCCGGCGTGGGGAATCCGAATGTCGTCGAACGGTGAGAGTGGACACGATCGCAATGAAGCTTGGGCATTGAGCGTTGCCCGACGGAACAGTTGGGGACAACGGTTCTACTCTGTTGCTCGTTCAGTGGAGCCCGTAGCGGCTCATCTTGTAGTGCAACGTTCGCACACTGATCCCCAGTGCTTTCGCTGTTTGTTCGCGGTGAAAATCCTTTGCCGACAGAGCGGACTCGATCCCGGTGCGTTCCGCCATTTCAGTGATCTCATTCAACGTGCGAATCGGGTTGGATGGTGTAACACGGTGATGTTGGTGCTCTTCAGGGAGATCGCTGCGTCCGATTGTTTCGCCCACCACGGTGACCACGATTCGCTCGATGTGGTTGCGAAGCTGGCGAACGTTGCCCGGCCAATCGGAAGCCACTAGCGCTTCCATCGCCTCAGGCGTCAGTGACTTCATCGAACGTCGATGCCGAGTGCAAAACCGAGTCAGAAAGTGTTCGACCAACAACGGGATGTCTTCGCGACGGCTCCTTAGCGGCGGCACCTCGATGGGAACGATGTTCAATCGGTAAAACAGATCATCGCGAAACGATCCGTCTTGGACCAACGTCTTCGCATCGCGATTGGTCGCCGAAACAATCCTCGCATTCGATTGCAGCGTTTGCTCGCCACCGACGCGAGCGAATTGTCCCGTCTCCAAAACCCGCAGCAGGTCCACTTGGCTCTTGGCGGGAATTTCGGTGATCTCGTCTAGAAACAGAGTCCCACTGCCAGCCTGTTCAAAACAACCCGGCTTTTGCCGAGACGCTCCTGTGAACGCGCCCTTCTCGTGCCCGAACATTTCGCTTTCCAACAGACTCTCAGGAAGAGCCCCCAAGTTGACGGCCACAAAGGGGGCCTGCGAA includes these proteins:
- a CDS encoding SHOCT domain-containing protein, which gives rise to MGQQIAQTLSNRHGFSVDAVAQMLTAVYNGNGSMAQFSHPEFGGSGQWMAGGMMMIGDMFNQNLKYRVAALCEDCARSIAENQTGTGSGVFQSQSQSGGSNYQDQQAGGGSASNSLFAPDPRRNWWPQELGSPSASGSQNQMRYAYFADAHRLAVATGDDVWLYDTLQHNIGGFSQQQSGDGSITFTSQFGVVPLSSLPIVSRNGVEQPPMPPAPTPVPPAQTPPPATFPNQTAPSFEQSQPDDRPTNNSAPAPSSNSNEVFDTLDRLGGLLDKGYITQEEFNRKKSDLLDRI
- a CDS encoding sigma-54-dependent transcriptional regulator, with the translated sequence MDNELHLLIVDDEPNIRSGLARGLEKLCDHIETAASVNEALDKFVAGRFQLVIADVKMPGDRDGLDLLRWIKQRDPGVMSIIITANGTVETAVDAMKWGAFDFITKPVDLNLIRQQVAKAADHHRLQHENHQLKEKLAEAGELSGIIGNCQAFQDLLQQVRQVASTDATVLIQGESGTGKELIARAIHDLSARSQAPFVAVNLGALPESLLESEMFGHEKGAFTGASRQKPGCFEQAGSGTLFLDEITEIPAKSQVDLLRVLETGQFARVGGEQTLQSNARIVSATNRDAKTLVQDGSFRDDLFYRLNIVPIEVPPLRSRREDIPLLVEHFLTRFCTRHRRSMKSLTPEAMEALVASDWPGNVRQLRNHIERIVVTVVGETIGRSDLPEEHQHHRVTPSNPIRTLNEITEMAERTGIESALSAKDFHREQTAKALGISVRTLHYKMSRYGLH